In the genome of Natronomonas salina, the window CCTTTCTGTAAACCGTGTCTCGACGGTGCTTCGCAATCGGGTCAAGAATACTGCAGAATGAGCCTGGCACTCAACTAATGCGAACTACACTTCAGCTCATCAAGTTGCGAACTCTCGGGCCATCTAGAGGAGGGTTCCAGCGGTGACAAATTTCGTCCCAGGGGAATTACTCGCCGGTGATGACCCGATCGAAATCAATACTGATCGAGAGACGGTGACCGTAAGCGTCGAGAACACAGGTGATCGTCCGGTCCAGGTGGGCTCGCACTTCCATTTCTTCGAGACGAATCCAGGACTTTCGTTCGACCGTGAGTCAGCTTACGGGATGCGCCTCGACATTC includes:
- a CDS encoding urease subunit beta; translated protein: MTNFVPGELLAGDDPIEINTDRETVTVSVENTGDRPVQVGSHFHFFETNPGLSFDRESAYGMRLDIPAGTAIRFEPGSERDVDLVAIAGNRIVHGMAGLVDGELDDDEVRARALERATEEDYVEEKE